Within Cyanobacteriota bacterium, the genomic segment AACCTTGTTGGGGTTTTGTAGAACCACAACAATAACCTGTTCAAAAAGTTTACATCCTCGCTCAATGATGTCAAGATGGCCAAACGTAATTGGGTCAAAGCTACCAGGATAAATTGCGATCACAATAACTTTAAGAAGGCATGACGTTATTCTGAACAGGATAATGCTGTTATCTCGGACTGTTAGTACACAAACTTCACAAAAAGTCGCAATTACATCCTGCCTCAATGTTAAGAAATGCGACATTAGTTGTTAGAATTTGTAACAAATTGAGGGTTCCTGTACGATCGCGAGGTTGATTAGGTTGCAGGTAGTGTCTGAGTGATAGCAGTCAATTAGTTACACCCTGAGTGCAAGTCACTGGTGTTGTGCTCAGTCAACACAGTAACGGCTGATACGCTGAATTGCGGCTTGAACAGTACTCTGGACAGTCTTTAAGACGGTACTAAGAACCTGTAATTTACTGTTAGCATCCCCACTCACCCTAGATTTCTCTCTTCTAGAGAGCGGGGTACTTCAACCCAGTTCTACCTGTCCCTTTTGGGAGCAGGGGGTCGTGGGATAGAGTTTGCTTCCCGCAGGATGGGCAAGCCATCTCAACAGTGTCCGAACTATTGCTGGAAGTGATCAAGGTTCTGTTGATAGCCTCCATGACGCACTACTGTGAATATAGATTTAAGGAGTCCAGTACGACGTTGACGATTCCTGCTGCTGAAAAGTAGTTGGTTTGTAGTTGAACTTGTGGAATAGTTGGCTGAGTTCACAGTTGAATGACTTTGCGCAAAGCCTTCCTCCAATGTGTTTGTGTAGAGAGCAATACTGCCTTGTGTAAGGTGCCTTTCAAGCTTGAAATGTTAGTGAAATGGCAGGATGGATACAACGTCTGGTGAATGTCCAGTGTTGGAGGCGTAAGGGTTCAACTATAGAAGATGGTAGGCTTTTTCAGCGGTCTGCATAGTGTGCTAGTGGCTTGCCTAGCAGAGTGATTAACTGTAATTCAGGCTATGGCCTGACGTTGCTAAGAGGTAGACTTCATGTGGATTTGGCATACTGAAACAACATTGATGCAGTGTTTAGCGCCATCATCCACTTTGGAAATAGTTCAACAAGACGGCCAGTTGTATGTCATGGCTCAAGGGGAGATTGCAACACTGCAATCATTTGGAACAACGTCAGAATCATTGGGCGGGTTACTCAGCCGGGTCGATCGCTGGCTAGATGATTGTCAGTTATCGGCTGCGGGCATTATGGGCTTTGAGAGTAGTGCAGTGCTGAGTCAACCTGTGAGATGGCTTGCAGGTCATGGGGAATTGGTTGAGTGTTGGAGTGGCAGGCAGATTTTGGTTGCTTTGCAAGCTGGCAAGACTGAAAATTTGTCGCGAGATTGTCTGACAAAACCTGCAGTATCAAGGCATTCTAGCCGTAATCGCCTGTTGGTTGATGACGCTTTGGTTGATAGAGTAGCCAGGTTAGTTGCTCAAGGGCTAGATTTGCGGCGGCAGTTAGCTGATGATCATCTGGTGATTGCGGCAGTGATACCAGTAGTGATGCGGGCATCGCTGTTAGACGCTTGGCTCCGGGGACTCAACAGTCGGTTTACACGAGGTTTTTTTATGGAGACCGATCGCTGGGAACTGGCCAGTTGTACGCCAGAGCGGTTTGTAGCTATGCGTGATTGCCAACTAGAGGTGCAATTACTGGCGGGCACCTTTCGAGAAGGCACAACGTTGCTAGAAAAAAATCGTCTCATCAGTGAACATCAGGCAGCTCGCCGTGCCTTACGTAACCTTGTAGAGCGAGTGTGTTTGCAGGAAGATGGGATGTTTGGCGGCATTAACTTGACCATTGATTGTGATGTCGTTGGGTTTGGAGCCATTAAGCACTTTCGTTCCGCCTTTACAACCTGCTACGTTAACAACACCTCCTTGCTCCGACGATTAGCCGCACTA encodes:
- a CDS encoding chorismate-binding protein: MWIWHTETTLMQCLAPSSTLEIVQQDGQLYVMAQGEIATLQSFGTTSESLGGLLSRVDRWLDDCQLSAAGIMGFESSAVLSQPVRWLAGHGELVECWSGRQILVALQAGKTENLSRDCLTKPAVSRHSSRNRLLVDDALVDRVARLVAQGLDLRRQLADDHLVIAAVIPVVMRASLLDAWLRGLNSRFTRGFFMETDRWELASCTPERFVAMRDCQLEVQLLAGTFREGTTLLEKNRLISEHQAARRALRNLVERVCLQEDGMFGGINLTIDCDVVGFGAIKHFRSAFTTCYVNNTSLLRRLAALTPSPATGSQHSHVQAAIRGLEGQPRGYYGGCFFLRTPGCLETLISIRSIFRMRDQDIAELVAGAGFTASSTVEGETAEIIVKAMNCARLLGCEIRRVATHSLEKALVSAP